From one Nycticebus coucang isolate mNycCou1 chromosome 14, mNycCou1.pri, whole genome shotgun sequence genomic stretch:
- the VWCE gene encoding von Willebrand factor C and EGF domain-containing protein isoform X1: MWAGLFLRAACVALLLPRAPARGYTGRKPPAHFAAERRRLGPHVCLSGFGSGCCPGWVPSMGSGHCTLPLCSFGCGSGICIAPNVCSCQDGEQGATCPEAHGPCGEYGCDLTCNHGGCQEVARVCPVGFSMTETAVGIRCTDIDECLSSSCEGHCMNTEGGFVCECGPGMQLSADRHSCQDTDECLGTPCQQRCKNSIGSYKCSCRTGFHLHGNRHSCVDVNECRRPLERRVCHHSCHNTVGSFLCTCRPGFRLRADRVSCEAFPKAVLAPSAILQPRQHPPKMLLLLPEAGRPALSPGHSPPSGAPGPPIEVKTTHLPSPTPPLHTSSHSVPTRVLSTPMATLVPTASLLRTLRPPSLLQGEGLGTPSSPRGPEVPRLATRPSPCWHLGAIYESGSRWTEPGCSQCWCEDGEVTCEKVRCEAACSHPIPSKDGGCCPSCTGCFHSGIVRAEGDVFSPPNENCTVCVCLAGNVSCISPECPSGLCQAPPQSDCCTCVPVRCYFHGRWYSDGAVFSVGGDECTTCVCQNGEVQCSFMPCPELDCPREEWWLGPGQCCFTCREPTPTTGCSLDDNGVEFPIGQIWSPGDPCELCICQADGSVSCKRTDCVDSCPHPIRIPGQCCPDCSAATPRVNPILQMKKLRLREAKQFAQGRSCLVLEAGCTYTGRIFYNNETFPSVLDPCLSCICLLGSVACSPVDCPITCTYPFHPDGECCPVCRDCNYEGRKVVNGQVFTLDDEPCTRCTCQLGEVSCENVSCQQACADPSRLPGDCCSTCPDSPFPLEEGQGLSPSGDVEFSKVARSPRGDAKAPVNCSSCPRPLSASPLRPMLHLLQVLLRRNLSNTQTLPTGPTRAQASPSSTLGPGATFPGEPRATQFSQLPPGPSTPSGASTLPPASPGAPQPPSVTPKGSSSDSGPQIASRWPSLPATLLTEASALSTTDPTPSETPITLLRSHTSPTTSSLSSALAATAHPGPWRPSAGTSKGEESTE, from the exons ATGTGGGCCGGACTATTCCTCCGGGCCGCCTGCGTCGCGCTCTTGCTGCCCCGGGCCCCGGCCCGAGGCTACACCGGGAGGAAGCCGCCCGCTCATTTCGCGGCGGAGAG ACGCCGGCTGGGCCCCCACGTCTGCCTCTCTGGGTTTGGGAGTGGCTGCTGCCCTGGCTGGGTGCCCTCCATGGGTAGTGGGCACTGTACCTTGC CACTCTGCTCCTTTGGCTGTGGGAGTGGCATCTGCATCGCTCCCAATGTCTGCTCCTGCCAGGATGGAGAGCAAGGGGCCACCTGTCCAG AGGCCCACGGACCGTGTGGGGAGTATGGCTGTGACCTTACCTGTAACCATGGCGGCTGTCAAGAGGTGGCCCGGGTGTGCCCTGTGGGCTTCTCGATGACAGAGACAGCTGTTGGCATCAGGTGTACAG aCATTGATGAATGTTTAAGCTCCTCTTGCGAGGGCCACTGCATGAACACGGAAGGCGggtttgtgtgtgagtgtgggccAGGCATGCAGCTGTCTGCCGACCGCCACAGCTGCCAAG ACACTGATGAATGCTTAGGAACCCCCTGTCAGCAGAGATGTAAAAATAGCATCGGCAGCTACAAGTGTTCCTGTCGAACTGGCTTCCACCTCCATGGCAACCGGCACTCCTGTGTAG ATGTAAACGAGTGTCGGAGACCACTGGAGAGGCGAGTCTGTCACCATTCCTGCCATAACACCGTGGGCAGCTTCCTGTGCACATGTAGACCTGGCTTCAGGCTCAGAGCTGACCGCGTCTCCTGTGAAG CTTTCCCAAAGGCTGTGCTGGCCCCATCTGCCATCTTGCAACCCCGGCAACACCCTCCCAAGATGCTCCTCCTGCTTCCGGAGGCAGGCCGGCCTGCCCTGTCCCCAGGACACAGCCCTCCTTCTGGGGCTCCAGGGCCTCCAATAGAAGTCAAGACCACCCACCTGCCATCTCCCACCCCACCACTACACACATCCTCCCATTCTGTCCCTACGAGGGTGCTCTCCACTCCGATGGCTACCCTAGTGCCTACTGCCTCCCTGCTGAGAACTCTCAGGCCTCCCTCACTACTCCAGGGGGAGGGGTTGGGGACCCCTTCCTCACCCAGGGGTCCTGAGGTCCCACGACTAGCAACAAGGCCTTCTCCCTGTTGGCACCTGGGAGCCATATATGAATCAGGGAGCCGCTGGACAGAGCCTGGGTGCTCCCAGTGCTGGTGTGAG GACGGAGAGGTGACCTGTGAAAAGGTGAGGTGTGAAGCTGCTTGTTCCCACCCGATTCCCTCCAAAGATGGGGGGTGCTGCCCCTCATGTACAG GCTGTTTTCACAGTGGCATAGTCCGAGCTGAGGGGGACGTGTTTTCACCTCCCAATGAGAACTGCACCGTCTGTGTCTGCCTG GCTGGGAACGTTTCCTGTATTTCCCCTGAATGTCCCTCTGGCCTCTGTCAGGCCCCTCCCCAGTCTGATTGCTGTACTTGTGTCCCAG TGAGATGCTATTTCCATGGCCGGTGGTACTCGGATGGGGCTGTGTTCAGTGTGGGTGGTGACGAGTGTACCACCTGTGTCTGCCAG AATGGGGAGGTACAGTGTTCCTTCATGCCATGTCCTGAGTTGGACTGTCCCCGAGAGGAGTGGTGGCTGGGCCCTGGACAGTGCTGCTTCACCTGCCGGGAGCCCACGCCCACAACAG GCTGCTCTCTCGATGACAATGGGGTTGAGTTTCCGATTGGACAGATCTGGTCGCCTGGTGACCCCTGTGAGTTATGCATCTGCCAG GCAGATGGCTCAGTGAGCTGCAAGAGGACAGACTGTGTGGACTCCTGCCCTCACCCGATTCGGATCCCTGGACAGTGCTGCCCTGACTGTTCAGCAG caacccccagggTCAATCCCAtcttgcagatgaagaaactgaggctcagagaggcaaagcAGTTTGCCCAAGGCAGGTCCTGTCTGGTGCTGGAGGCAG GCTGCACCTACACAGGCAGGATCTTCTACAACAACGAGACCTTCCCGTCTGTGCTGGACCCGTGTCTGAGCTGCATCTGCCTG ctgggctcagtggcctGTTCACCTGTGGACTGCCCCATCACCTGTACCTATCCTTTCCACCCTGACGGGGAGTGCTGCCCTGTGTGCCGAG ACTGCAACTACGAGGGGAGGAAGGTAGTGAATGGCCAGGTGTTCACCTTGGATGATGAGCCCTGTACCCGGTGCACGTGCCAG CTGGGAGAGGTGAGCTGTGAGAATGTCTCCTGCCAGCAGGCTTGTGCCGACCCCTCCCGGCTCCCTGGGGACTGCTGCTCCACCTGCCCAG ATTCTCCATTTCCTCTGGAAGAAGGGCAAGGGCTGTCCCCTTCTGGAGATGTGGAATTCAGCAAAGTTGCTCGGAGCCCCCGTGGAGATGCTAAGGCCCCTGTCAACTGTAGCTCCTGCCCCAGGCCTCTGTCAGCATCACCCCTTAGGCCAATGCTCCATCTTCTCCAGGTCCTCTTAAGAAGAAACTTGTCTAATACGCAAACTTTACCTACAGGCCCCACACGGGCTCAGGCCTCACCCTCATCCACTTTGGGGCCAGGGGCCACTTTCCCAGGGGAGCCAAGGGCTACCCAGTTTTCTCAACTCCCACCAGGGCCTTCGACCCCTTCAGGAGCCTCCACTCTACCTCCAGCCTCTCCGGGGGCTCCTCAGCCACCTTCTGTGACTCCGAAGGGCTCCTCTTCAGACTCTGGGCCCCAGATAGCATCCAGGTGGCCTTCTCTGCCTGCCACCCTCCTGACTGAAGCTTCAGCACTTTCCACGACGGACCCCACCCCATCAGAGACCCCCATCACCCTCCTCAGGTCTCATACCTCTCCTACCACCTCCAGCCTTTCTTCGGCCCTTGCTGCCACCGCCCATCCTGGCCCCTGGCGGCCCTCAGCAGGGACCTCAAAGGGGGAAGAGTCCACTGAGTAA
- the VWCE gene encoding von Willebrand factor C and EGF domain-containing protein isoform X2 — translation MWAGLFLRAACVALLLPRAPARGYTGRKPPAHFAAERRRLGPHVCLSGFGSGCCPGWVPSMGSGHCTLPLCSFGCGSGICIAPNVCSCQDGEQGATCPEAHGPCGEYGCDLTCNHGGCQEVARVCPVGFSMTETAVGIRCTDIDECLSSSCEGHCMNTEGGFVCECGPGMQLSADRHSCQDTDECLGTPCQQRCKNSIGSYKCSCRTGFHLHGNRHSCVDVNECRRPLERRVCHHSCHNTVGSFLCTCRPGFRLRADRVSCEAFPKAVLAPSAILQPRQHPPKMLLLLPEAGRPALSPGHSPPSGAPGPPIEVKTTHLPSPTPPLHTSSHSVPTRVLSTPMATLVPTASLLRTLRPPSLLQGEGLGTPSSPRGPEVPRLATRPSPCWHLGAIYESGSRWTEPGCSQCWCEDGEVTCEKVRCEAACSHPIPSKDGGCCPSCTGCFHSGIVRAEGDVFSPPNENCTVCVCLAGNVSCISPECPSGLCQAPPQSDCCTCVPVRCYFHGRWYSDGAVFSVGGDECTTCVCQNGEVQCSFMPCPELDCPREEWWLGPGQCCFTCREPTPTTGCSLDDNGVEFPIGQIWSPGDPYGSVSCKRTDCVDSCPHPIRIPGQCCPDCSAATPRVNPILQMKKLRLREAKQFAQGRSCLVLEAGCTYTGRIFYNNETFPSVLDPCLSCICLLGSVACSPVDCPITCTYPFHPDGECCPVCRDCNYEGRKVVNGQVFTLDDEPCTRCTCQLGEVSCENVSCQQACADPSRLPGDCCSTCPDSPFPLEEGQGLSPSGDVEFSKVARSPRGDAKAPVNCSSCPRPLSASPLRPMLHLLQVLLRRNLSNTQTLPTGPTRAQASPSSTLGPGATFPGEPRATQFSQLPPGPSTPSGASTLPPASPGAPQPPSVTPKGSSSDSGPQIASRWPSLPATLLTEASALSTTDPTPSETPITLLRSHTSPTTSSLSSALAATAHPGPWRPSAGTSKGEESTE, via the exons ATGTGGGCCGGACTATTCCTCCGGGCCGCCTGCGTCGCGCTCTTGCTGCCCCGGGCCCCGGCCCGAGGCTACACCGGGAGGAAGCCGCCCGCTCATTTCGCGGCGGAGAG ACGCCGGCTGGGCCCCCACGTCTGCCTCTCTGGGTTTGGGAGTGGCTGCTGCCCTGGCTGGGTGCCCTCCATGGGTAGTGGGCACTGTACCTTGC CACTCTGCTCCTTTGGCTGTGGGAGTGGCATCTGCATCGCTCCCAATGTCTGCTCCTGCCAGGATGGAGAGCAAGGGGCCACCTGTCCAG AGGCCCACGGACCGTGTGGGGAGTATGGCTGTGACCTTACCTGTAACCATGGCGGCTGTCAAGAGGTGGCCCGGGTGTGCCCTGTGGGCTTCTCGATGACAGAGACAGCTGTTGGCATCAGGTGTACAG aCATTGATGAATGTTTAAGCTCCTCTTGCGAGGGCCACTGCATGAACACGGAAGGCGggtttgtgtgtgagtgtgggccAGGCATGCAGCTGTCTGCCGACCGCCACAGCTGCCAAG ACACTGATGAATGCTTAGGAACCCCCTGTCAGCAGAGATGTAAAAATAGCATCGGCAGCTACAAGTGTTCCTGTCGAACTGGCTTCCACCTCCATGGCAACCGGCACTCCTGTGTAG ATGTAAACGAGTGTCGGAGACCACTGGAGAGGCGAGTCTGTCACCATTCCTGCCATAACACCGTGGGCAGCTTCCTGTGCACATGTAGACCTGGCTTCAGGCTCAGAGCTGACCGCGTCTCCTGTGAAG CTTTCCCAAAGGCTGTGCTGGCCCCATCTGCCATCTTGCAACCCCGGCAACACCCTCCCAAGATGCTCCTCCTGCTTCCGGAGGCAGGCCGGCCTGCCCTGTCCCCAGGACACAGCCCTCCTTCTGGGGCTCCAGGGCCTCCAATAGAAGTCAAGACCACCCACCTGCCATCTCCCACCCCACCACTACACACATCCTCCCATTCTGTCCCTACGAGGGTGCTCTCCACTCCGATGGCTACCCTAGTGCCTACTGCCTCCCTGCTGAGAACTCTCAGGCCTCCCTCACTACTCCAGGGGGAGGGGTTGGGGACCCCTTCCTCACCCAGGGGTCCTGAGGTCCCACGACTAGCAACAAGGCCTTCTCCCTGTTGGCACCTGGGAGCCATATATGAATCAGGGAGCCGCTGGACAGAGCCTGGGTGCTCCCAGTGCTGGTGTGAG GACGGAGAGGTGACCTGTGAAAAGGTGAGGTGTGAAGCTGCTTGTTCCCACCCGATTCCCTCCAAAGATGGGGGGTGCTGCCCCTCATGTACAG GCTGTTTTCACAGTGGCATAGTCCGAGCTGAGGGGGACGTGTTTTCACCTCCCAATGAGAACTGCACCGTCTGTGTCTGCCTG GCTGGGAACGTTTCCTGTATTTCCCCTGAATGTCCCTCTGGCCTCTGTCAGGCCCCTCCCCAGTCTGATTGCTGTACTTGTGTCCCAG TGAGATGCTATTTCCATGGCCGGTGGTACTCGGATGGGGCTGTGTTCAGTGTGGGTGGTGACGAGTGTACCACCTGTGTCTGCCAG AATGGGGAGGTACAGTGTTCCTTCATGCCATGTCCTGAGTTGGACTGTCCCCGAGAGGAGTGGTGGCTGGGCCCTGGACAGTGCTGCTTCACCTGCCGGGAGCCCACGCCCACAACAG GCTGCTCTCTCGATGACAATGGGGTTGAGTTTCCGATTGGACAGATCTGGTCGCCTGGTGACCCCT ATGGCTCAGTGAGCTGCAAGAGGACAGACTGTGTGGACTCCTGCCCTCACCCGATTCGGATCCCTGGACAGTGCTGCCCTGACTGTTCAGCAG caacccccagggTCAATCCCAtcttgcagatgaagaaactgaggctcagagaggcaaagcAGTTTGCCCAAGGCAGGTCCTGTCTGGTGCTGGAGGCAG GCTGCACCTACACAGGCAGGATCTTCTACAACAACGAGACCTTCCCGTCTGTGCTGGACCCGTGTCTGAGCTGCATCTGCCTG ctgggctcagtggcctGTTCACCTGTGGACTGCCCCATCACCTGTACCTATCCTTTCCACCCTGACGGGGAGTGCTGCCCTGTGTGCCGAG ACTGCAACTACGAGGGGAGGAAGGTAGTGAATGGCCAGGTGTTCACCTTGGATGATGAGCCCTGTACCCGGTGCACGTGCCAG CTGGGAGAGGTGAGCTGTGAGAATGTCTCCTGCCAGCAGGCTTGTGCCGACCCCTCCCGGCTCCCTGGGGACTGCTGCTCCACCTGCCCAG ATTCTCCATTTCCTCTGGAAGAAGGGCAAGGGCTGTCCCCTTCTGGAGATGTGGAATTCAGCAAAGTTGCTCGGAGCCCCCGTGGAGATGCTAAGGCCCCTGTCAACTGTAGCTCCTGCCCCAGGCCTCTGTCAGCATCACCCCTTAGGCCAATGCTCCATCTTCTCCAGGTCCTCTTAAGAAGAAACTTGTCTAATACGCAAACTTTACCTACAGGCCCCACACGGGCTCAGGCCTCACCCTCATCCACTTTGGGGCCAGGGGCCACTTTCCCAGGGGAGCCAAGGGCTACCCAGTTTTCTCAACTCCCACCAGGGCCTTCGACCCCTTCAGGAGCCTCCACTCTACCTCCAGCCTCTCCGGGGGCTCCTCAGCCACCTTCTGTGACTCCGAAGGGCTCCTCTTCAGACTCTGGGCCCCAGATAGCATCCAGGTGGCCTTCTCTGCCTGCCACCCTCCTGACTGAAGCTTCAGCACTTTCCACGACGGACCCCACCCCATCAGAGACCCCCATCACCCTCCTCAGGTCTCATACCTCTCCTACCACCTCCAGCCTTTCTTCGGCCCTTGCTGCCACCGCCCATCCTGGCCCCTGGCGGCCCTCAGCAGGGACCTCAAAGGGGGAAGAGTCCACTGAGTAA
- the VWCE gene encoding von Willebrand factor C and EGF domain-containing protein isoform X3 — protein MWAGLFLRAACVALLLPRAPARGYTGRKPPAHFAAERRRLGPHVCLSGFGSGCCPGWVPSMGSGHCTLPLCSFGCGSGICIAPNVCSCQDGEQGATCPEAHGPCGEYGCDLTCNHGGCQEVARVCPVGFSMTETAVGIRCTDIDECLSSSCEGHCMNTEGGFVCECGPGMQLSADRHSCQDTDECLGTPCQQRCKNSIGSYKCSCRTGFHLHGNRHSCVDVNECRRPLERRVCHHSCHNTVGSFLCTCRPGFRLRADRVSCEAFPKAVLAPSAILQPRQHPPKMLLLLPEAGRPALSPGHSPPSGAPGPPIEVKTTHLPSPTPPLHTSSHSVPTRVLSTPMATLVPTASLLRTLRPPSLLQGEGLGTPSSPRGPEVPRLATRPSPCWHLGAIYESGSRWTEPGCSQCWCEDGEVTCEKVRCEAACSHPIPSKDGGCCPSCTGCFHSGIVRAEGDVFSPPNENCTVCVCLAGNVSCISPECPSGLCQAPPQSDCCTCVPVRCYFHGRWYSDGAVFSVGGDECTTCVCQNGEVQCSFMPCPELDCPREEWWLGPGQCCFTCREPTPTTGCSLDDNGVEFPIGQIWSPGDPCELCICQADGSVSCKRTDCVDSCPHPIRIPGQCCPDCSAGCTYTGRIFYNNETFPSVLDPCLSCICLLGSVACSPVDCPITCTYPFHPDGECCPVCRDCNYEGRKVVNGQVFTLDDEPCTRCTCQLGEVSCENVSCQQACADPSRLPGDCCSTCPDSPFPLEEGQGLSPSGDVEFSKVARSPRGDAKAPVNCSSCPRPLSASPLRPMLHLLQVLLRRNLSNTQTLPTGPTRAQASPSSTLGPGATFPGEPRATQFSQLPPGPSTPSGASTLPPASPGAPQPPSVTPKGSSSDSGPQIASRWPSLPATLLTEASALSTTDPTPSETPITLLRSHTSPTTSSLSSALAATAHPGPWRPSAGTSKGEESTE, from the exons ATGTGGGCCGGACTATTCCTCCGGGCCGCCTGCGTCGCGCTCTTGCTGCCCCGGGCCCCGGCCCGAGGCTACACCGGGAGGAAGCCGCCCGCTCATTTCGCGGCGGAGAG ACGCCGGCTGGGCCCCCACGTCTGCCTCTCTGGGTTTGGGAGTGGCTGCTGCCCTGGCTGGGTGCCCTCCATGGGTAGTGGGCACTGTACCTTGC CACTCTGCTCCTTTGGCTGTGGGAGTGGCATCTGCATCGCTCCCAATGTCTGCTCCTGCCAGGATGGAGAGCAAGGGGCCACCTGTCCAG AGGCCCACGGACCGTGTGGGGAGTATGGCTGTGACCTTACCTGTAACCATGGCGGCTGTCAAGAGGTGGCCCGGGTGTGCCCTGTGGGCTTCTCGATGACAGAGACAGCTGTTGGCATCAGGTGTACAG aCATTGATGAATGTTTAAGCTCCTCTTGCGAGGGCCACTGCATGAACACGGAAGGCGggtttgtgtgtgagtgtgggccAGGCATGCAGCTGTCTGCCGACCGCCACAGCTGCCAAG ACACTGATGAATGCTTAGGAACCCCCTGTCAGCAGAGATGTAAAAATAGCATCGGCAGCTACAAGTGTTCCTGTCGAACTGGCTTCCACCTCCATGGCAACCGGCACTCCTGTGTAG ATGTAAACGAGTGTCGGAGACCACTGGAGAGGCGAGTCTGTCACCATTCCTGCCATAACACCGTGGGCAGCTTCCTGTGCACATGTAGACCTGGCTTCAGGCTCAGAGCTGACCGCGTCTCCTGTGAAG CTTTCCCAAAGGCTGTGCTGGCCCCATCTGCCATCTTGCAACCCCGGCAACACCCTCCCAAGATGCTCCTCCTGCTTCCGGAGGCAGGCCGGCCTGCCCTGTCCCCAGGACACAGCCCTCCTTCTGGGGCTCCAGGGCCTCCAATAGAAGTCAAGACCACCCACCTGCCATCTCCCACCCCACCACTACACACATCCTCCCATTCTGTCCCTACGAGGGTGCTCTCCACTCCGATGGCTACCCTAGTGCCTACTGCCTCCCTGCTGAGAACTCTCAGGCCTCCCTCACTACTCCAGGGGGAGGGGTTGGGGACCCCTTCCTCACCCAGGGGTCCTGAGGTCCCACGACTAGCAACAAGGCCTTCTCCCTGTTGGCACCTGGGAGCCATATATGAATCAGGGAGCCGCTGGACAGAGCCTGGGTGCTCCCAGTGCTGGTGTGAG GACGGAGAGGTGACCTGTGAAAAGGTGAGGTGTGAAGCTGCTTGTTCCCACCCGATTCCCTCCAAAGATGGGGGGTGCTGCCCCTCATGTACAG GCTGTTTTCACAGTGGCATAGTCCGAGCTGAGGGGGACGTGTTTTCACCTCCCAATGAGAACTGCACCGTCTGTGTCTGCCTG GCTGGGAACGTTTCCTGTATTTCCCCTGAATGTCCCTCTGGCCTCTGTCAGGCCCCTCCCCAGTCTGATTGCTGTACTTGTGTCCCAG TGAGATGCTATTTCCATGGCCGGTGGTACTCGGATGGGGCTGTGTTCAGTGTGGGTGGTGACGAGTGTACCACCTGTGTCTGCCAG AATGGGGAGGTACAGTGTTCCTTCATGCCATGTCCTGAGTTGGACTGTCCCCGAGAGGAGTGGTGGCTGGGCCCTGGACAGTGCTGCTTCACCTGCCGGGAGCCCACGCCCACAACAG GCTGCTCTCTCGATGACAATGGGGTTGAGTTTCCGATTGGACAGATCTGGTCGCCTGGTGACCCCTGTGAGTTATGCATCTGCCAG GCAGATGGCTCAGTGAGCTGCAAGAGGACAGACTGTGTGGACTCCTGCCCTCACCCGATTCGGATCCCTGGACAGTGCTGCCCTGACTGTTCAGCAG GCTGCACCTACACAGGCAGGATCTTCTACAACAACGAGACCTTCCCGTCTGTGCTGGACCCGTGTCTGAGCTGCATCTGCCTG ctgggctcagtggcctGTTCACCTGTGGACTGCCCCATCACCTGTACCTATCCTTTCCACCCTGACGGGGAGTGCTGCCCTGTGTGCCGAG ACTGCAACTACGAGGGGAGGAAGGTAGTGAATGGCCAGGTGTTCACCTTGGATGATGAGCCCTGTACCCGGTGCACGTGCCAG CTGGGAGAGGTGAGCTGTGAGAATGTCTCCTGCCAGCAGGCTTGTGCCGACCCCTCCCGGCTCCCTGGGGACTGCTGCTCCACCTGCCCAG ATTCTCCATTTCCTCTGGAAGAAGGGCAAGGGCTGTCCCCTTCTGGAGATGTGGAATTCAGCAAAGTTGCTCGGAGCCCCCGTGGAGATGCTAAGGCCCCTGTCAACTGTAGCTCCTGCCCCAGGCCTCTGTCAGCATCACCCCTTAGGCCAATGCTCCATCTTCTCCAGGTCCTCTTAAGAAGAAACTTGTCTAATACGCAAACTTTACCTACAGGCCCCACACGGGCTCAGGCCTCACCCTCATCCACTTTGGGGCCAGGGGCCACTTTCCCAGGGGAGCCAAGGGCTACCCAGTTTTCTCAACTCCCACCAGGGCCTTCGACCCCTTCAGGAGCCTCCACTCTACCTCCAGCCTCTCCGGGGGCTCCTCAGCCACCTTCTGTGACTCCGAAGGGCTCCTCTTCAGACTCTGGGCCCCAGATAGCATCCAGGTGGCCTTCTCTGCCTGCCACCCTCCTGACTGAAGCTTCAGCACTTTCCACGACGGACCCCACCCCATCAGAGACCCCCATCACCCTCCTCAGGTCTCATACCTCTCCTACCACCTCCAGCCTTTCTTCGGCCCTTGCTGCCACCGCCCATCCTGGCCCCTGGCGGCCCTCAGCAGGGACCTCAAAGGGGGAAGAGTCCACTGAGTAA